The proteins below come from a single Streptococcus hyointestinalis genomic window:
- a CDS encoding helix-turn-helix domain-containing protein has translation MEDKQLQIILGEKIRRKREQLGLSREGVCSDESRLTARQLARIEAGETMMKIPTAFYLAERLEIDLFELLTSESKDYLKLKVEFIRLSTYDDSDRKAKKEEIIDTIFEKYYDNLPSDEQLTLTILSTEMEMLHSKDTTYGEELFKEVQSKIFNIQRITVNEILWMNFYLVYISGREDLYSKEKINDILAIIISIDNDDELFLELEIKLCVTLCGVMIWSNTLEKFSKLRPTFKRLILKHSDSKSIPIYHMMNGKYAMLVEGKRREALLHYDRALEEARFLEDDILYQRISEEMERDLH, from the coding sequence ATGGAGGATAAACAACTACAAATAATATTAGGAGAGAAAATTAGACGAAAGCGTGAACAATTAGGTTTATCTCGTGAAGGAGTCTGTAGTGATGAGAGTCGTCTAACAGCTAGACAATTAGCACGTATAGAAGCTGGGGAGACTATGATGAAAATTCCTACAGCTTTTTACCTGGCTGAGCGTTTAGAGATAGATTTATTTGAACTGCTTACGTCTGAATCAAAGGATTATCTCAAACTAAAGGTGGAATTTATTCGTCTATCAACATATGATGATAGTGATAGAAAAGCGAAAAAAGAAGAGATTATAGATACGATATTTGAAAAATATTATGATAATTTGCCATCTGACGAACAACTTACTTTAACGATTTTATCAACAGAAATGGAGATGTTGCATAGTAAGGATACGACCTATGGTGAGGAACTTTTTAAAGAAGTTCAAAGTAAAATTTTTAATATACAGAGGATTACAGTCAATGAAATCCTTTGGATGAATTTTTATCTAGTGTATATTTCAGGTAGAGAAGATTTGTACTCTAAAGAGAAAATTAACGATATACTTGCTATCATAATATCTATAGATAATGATGATGAGCTTTTTTTAGAGTTAGAGATAAAACTGTGTGTCACGCTATGTGGTGTTATGATTTGGTCTAATACTTTGGAGAAATTTTCAAAACTGAGACCAACTTTTAAACGGTTAATACTAAAACATTCGGATAGCAAGTCTATCCCTATATATCATATGATGAATGGAAAATATGCTATGTTAGTTGAAGGAAAAAGAAGAGAGGCACTATTACACTATGACAGAGCGCTAGAAGAGGCAAGATTTTTAGAAGATGATATTCTTTATCAAAGGATTTCTGAAGAAATGGAAAGAGATTTGCATTGA